A region of Candidatus Poribacteria bacterium DNA encodes the following proteins:
- a CDS encoding transglutaminase-like domain-containing protein: protein MTKKSQTDLFFSFANLDTGETQLATGALLIAQSEYCELNIGSYLDQLDEMAEVVRERIQGVTLPEQHIAELNRYLFEEKGFTGNTDNYYALGNNFLNFVIDKKMGIPITLGVVYIEVGRRAGLPLVGVNFPGHFLVKYQSEHLDILLDVFENGAFMTEDTLRAKLQSNFDEVVVLAPNMLAEATDKEILARILRNLTRAYTLLENYDKALTATERITWLLPNVAADYRLLGYLYYKNHAYSEGITAFEKYLQLAETPPDATAVERNIQHLEKLLSCLN, encoded by the coding sequence ATGACAAAAAAATCGCAAACAGACCTATTTTTCTCCTTCGCGAACCTTGATACCGGCGAAACACAACTCGCAACAGGTGCCTTGCTTATTGCGCAAAGCGAGTATTGTGAACTTAATATTGGCAGCTACCTCGACCAACTGGATGAGATGGCAGAGGTCGTCCGAGAACGGATTCAAGGGGTAACGCTGCCCGAGCAACACATCGCCGAACTGAACCGTTACCTCTTTGAAGAGAAAGGGTTCACAGGAAATACCGATAACTATTACGCCTTAGGTAACAATTTTCTGAACTTTGTCATCGACAAAAAGATGGGTATTCCGATTACGCTGGGCGTTGTCTATATCGAAGTGGGTAGGCGCGCGGGTTTGCCTCTCGTCGGTGTCAATTTCCCAGGGCATTTCCTTGTGAAATACCAGTCTGAACATTTGGATATTCTGCTTGACGTGTTTGAAAATGGGGCATTCATGACTGAGGATACGCTTCGGGCAAAACTCCAATCAAATTTCGACGAAGTGGTGGTATTAGCACCGAATATGTTAGCCGAAGCAACGGACAAGGAAATTTTAGCACGCATTCTGCGGAACCTAACGCGTGCCTATACACTCCTTGAGAACTATGACAAAGCACTTACCGCGACTGAACGCATCACTTGGTTGCTGCCGAACGTCGCAGCCGATTACCGCCTGCTCGGTTATCTATACTACAAAAATCACGCATATAGTGAGGGTATCACTGCCTTTGAGAAGTACCTTCAACTTGCAGAAACACCACCGGATGCCACAGCAGTGGAACGAAACATACAACATCTCGAAAAATTGCTGTCGTGTTTGAATTAA
- a CDS encoding HEAT repeat domain-containing protein, with protein MLKKITRFSRPHCYVSIVLLFVLILGLGCDNQYHDDRLKMQVQQLDSDLKNRWSTSGVVVLNTTPNGPAHKAQLGTGELISYVIAEYPVRSAGDFKSAMKKALDEDNNLILYLKDKPPLRIALRRQGDKVGLNVEGNGTVRVKEIQHGTPAANTDIQVGDIVEKIVDERKIYSIDDYKKVLGKLSEKQVTFRTSELIGVKIAAVTALGDLGDIRAIEPLVDLFKSSPEFSLRKASISSLQRLVELSVLNELFQQFQSANVDQLPTDGLQPQQLESAAILGLLTVDRIENTATLKAPFGTQFRHRSERLYEKINEGQLAELAQEYIQISVEPEQEIRRACLSILGILKPVSAIDALIAVLENPAEIPGIRFQAGLALSQIGQPAVDALIAAFEKGNASTKDIAASALGGIGGAKARDRLINALEHNSEPAIQLTLVDAIAKIGDVPSIQALERQRQQYQQDDDSGIRIFLDEVFKSLDNGSM; from the coding sequence ATGCTAAAAAAAATAACGCGGTTTAGCAGACCCCACTGTTACGTGTCTATTGTGTTGCTTTTCGTACTGATACTCGGACTCGGATGTGACAATCAGTATCACGATGACCGCCTGAAGATGCAGGTGCAGCAATTGGACAGCGACCTCAAAAACCGCTGGTCGACAAGCGGTGTCGTTGTTTTAAATACCACACCCAATGGACCGGCACATAAAGCGCAACTTGGGACAGGCGAACTTATCTCTTATGTCATTGCTGAGTATCCAGTCCGAAGTGCCGGGGACTTTAAAAGTGCCATGAAGAAGGCACTTGATGAGGATAATAACCTTATTCTCTATTTGAAAGACAAGCCGCCGCTCCGTATCGCTCTCCGAAGACAGGGAGATAAGGTCGGACTGAATGTTGAAGGAAACGGCACCGTGCGCGTCAAAGAGATTCAGCACGGCACCCCCGCAGCAAATACTGATATTCAGGTAGGAGACATTGTTGAGAAGATTGTTGATGAGCGCAAAATTTACAGCATTGATGACTACAAGAAGGTACTCGGAAAACTCTCTGAAAAGCAGGTTACCTTCCGAACCTCTGAATTGATAGGTGTGAAGATTGCCGCTGTGACCGCACTTGGCGATTTAGGCGATATCCGGGCAATTGAGCCTCTCGTGGACCTCTTCAAGAGTAGCCCGGAATTCTCACTCCGAAAGGCGTCAATTAGTAGTCTTCAGCGTCTTGTGGAATTGAGCGTTCTAAACGAGCTTTTCCAGCAGTTCCAGAGTGCCAATGTGGATCAGCTCCCAACCGATGGTCTTCAACCGCAGCAGTTGGAATCCGCTGCGATTCTCGGTTTGCTTACTGTAGACAGAATCGAGAATACTGCTACCCTCAAAGCCCCCTTCGGGACGCAATTCAGACACAGATCCGAAAGGCTCTATGAGAAGATTAACGAGGGGCAACTCGCTGAACTTGCTCAGGAATATATCCAGATTTCGGTGGAACCGGAACAGGAAATTCGACGTGCCTGCCTTTCAATACTCGGAATTCTTAAACCTGTTTCTGCTATTGATGCCCTTATCGCTGTTCTTGAAAACCCAGCAGAAATACCCGGTATTCGCTTCCAAGCAGGGTTGGCACTCAGCCAGATCGGTCAGCCCGCTGTTGACGCGCTCATCGCCGCATTTGAAAAAGGGAATGCAAGCACGAAGGATATCGCTGCTTCAGCACTTGGCGGCATCGGTGGAGCGAAGGCGCGAGATCGGTTGATTAATGCACTGGAACATAACAGTGAACCCGCTATTCAACTCACGCTTGTTGATGCTATTGCCAAAATTGGCGATGTGCCTTCAATCCAAGCATTGGAGCGTCAACGCCAACAGTATCAGCAAGATGATGACAGTGGGATACGCATCTTTTTAGACGAGGTTTTCAAAAGCTTGGACAACGGATCGATGTAA
- a CDS encoding phosphoribosylanthranilate isomerase — MNKQKKAQSLPKTLRKQIIKSNTQESPCSVKICGITSIHDAQLAANAGADYIGVLVDVAVSERTRSTAEASEIASASPIPAVLLLYNRSTSDIQEVVSQTHPFAVQLLGQESPQQVEALKRTVACQLWKSVYLPAGSPENVDVPAVQDEMKAYRDAGADFLLFDSVDMSLEKPRYGGTGKTCDWNVAAELITDSPLPVFFAGGIRPENVRAAIETIRPQGIDLCSGVEASKGIKDPSKLKRLMEQIEQAG; from the coding sequence ATGAATAAACAAAAGAAAGCACAATCTTTACCTAAAACTCTGCGTAAGCAAATCATTAAATCTAATACTCAAGAATCCCCCTGCAGTGTTAAAATCTGTGGCATTACCTCTATCCATGATGCTCAACTTGCTGCTAATGCAGGTGCGGACTACATTGGTGTGTTAGTTGATGTTGCCGTATCTGAACGGACACGTTCTACCGCCGAAGCGTCCGAAATTGCGAGTGCAAGCCCCATTCCAGCCGTACTTCTGCTATACAATCGCTCGACATCTGACATCCAAGAAGTGGTGTCGCAAACGCACCCGTTTGCTGTTCAACTCCTTGGACAGGAATCACCACAACAGGTTGAAGCACTGAAGCGCACCGTAGCGTGTCAGCTCTGGAAATCGGTCTACCTACCTGCCGGAAGCCCTGAAAATGTGGATGTGCCTGCAGTCCAGGACGAGATGAAGGCGTATCGTGATGCCGGTGCGGATTTTCTCTTGTTTGATAGTGTGGATATGAGTCTTGAGAAACCGAGATACGGTGGCACAGGAAAAACCTGCGATTGGAATGTTGCCGCCGAGCTTATCACAGACAGTCCGCTGCCTGTATTCTTTGCAGGCGGAATCCGTCCGGAAAATGTCAGGGCTGCTATTGAAACAATCCGTCCGCAAGGTATCGATCTCTGTTCCGGTGTTGAGGCATCGAAAGGTATCAAAGATCCGAGTAAACTGAAACGCCTTATGGAACAAATTGAGCAAGCTGGTTGA
- a CDS encoding RRXRR domain-containing protein, whose translation MFVPVVDKNQKPLMPTRPSRAAKWIKSGKATPFWSNGVFCVRLNREPSKRYNQEIAVGVDPGSQKEGFTVKSESHTYFNVQADAHNKVCQKVEKRRELRRGRRSRKCPNRKNRANRLANKERIPAGTRARWDWKLRILDWFSKLYPITHICVEDIKARTVEHAKKWNTSFSPLEVGKQWFYAEIEKRWELRTLQGWQIKEIRDRLGLKKSSKKLSETFDAHCVDSWCLAHYTIGGTAKVDNTDIFCLSPIPIQRRTLHREQPKKGGIRSRYGGTVLANGLIKHTLVKHAKHGLTRLAGINAKRLFSLYNLDGKRLTTNAKENSFKVLTRLNFNYRSGHSTPT comes from the coding sequence ATGTTTGTCCCAGTTGTCGATAAGAATCAAAAGCCATTGATGCCTACACGTCCTTCCAGGGCAGCGAAGTGGATAAAATCAGGGAAGGCAACTCCGTTTTGGAGCAACGGTGTATTCTGTGTCCGACTCAACAGAGAGCCTTCAAAACGATATAATCAAGAGATTGCTGTCGGAGTAGACCCCGGCAGCCAAAAAGAGGGCTTTACCGTCAAATCGGAATCACATACGTATTTCAATGTGCAGGCAGATGCCCATAACAAGGTATGCCAGAAAGTTGAAAAGCGTCGCGAACTTCGTAGAGGCAGGCGTTCTCGGAAGTGTCCAAACCGAAAAAACAGAGCGAATCGTCTTGCTAACAAGGAACGTATTCCTGCTGGCACACGTGCGAGATGGGATTGGAAACTACGAATACTTGATTGGTTTTCAAAGTTATATCCTATTACACATATATGTGTTGAGGATATTAAGGCACGAACAGTAGAGCATGCCAAGAAGTGGAACACTTCTTTTTCCCCACTTGAAGTTGGCAAACAATGGTTCTATGCTGAAATAGAGAAACGTTGGGAGTTGCGAACTTTACAAGGTTGGCAAATAAAAGAGATTCGGGATAGACTTGGACTGAAGAAATCCTCCAAGAAACTTTCAGAAACGTTTGACGCGCATTGTGTAGATAGTTGGTGTCTGGCACATTACACTATCGGTGGCACTGCTAAAGTGGATAACACGGATATATTCTGTCTATCGCCTATACCTATCCAGCGAAGAACTCTCCACAGAGAACAACCGAAAAAGGGCGGTATTCGGTCAAGGTATGGTGGAACAGTATTAGCAAATGGGCTCATAAAGCATACACTGGTCAAGCATGCGAAACATGGATTAACACGTTTGGCAGGCATAAACGCAAAAAGGTTGTTTTCTCTCTATAACCTTGACGGAAAACGATTAACAACAAATGCGAAGGAAAACAGTTTCAAAGTTTTAACACGGCTTAACTTTAACTATAGGAGCGGGCATTCCACCCCAACCTAA
- a CDS encoding HEAT repeat domain-containing protein encodes MKKIWLALTLVLFVVGCGTQNENLAKGKELIKSDKRRKEERAVREFKLALQQPTDNAEAHYLLGFYNSQEFYEPDTTDWQEASIAARGEQMFLAYQAEQGKYLERLVFETLRDDDLDVQNAALDALKQIYKKGDRKRLLNQLQKALKSKDNRDRHNAHWVLGHLGKDDPGTVVPILVKLLDHGRMETRLNVVKALGEAGSEEAIPALAALIESGSAKWERDREEPEVRQLAVEALGKIGGAAVPELVKIVQNKGSSLRVDAIRALAILGDEKVVEPLLDALKEQSSREVVIPLN; translated from the coding sequence ATGAAAAAAATCTGGCTTGCTCTCACACTTGTCCTCTTTGTTGTGGGGTGCGGCACCCAGAACGAGAACCTCGCGAAGGGAAAAGAATTAATTAAATCGGATAAGCGCCGCAAAGAGGAACGCGCTGTCCGAGAATTTAAACTCGCACTCCAGCAACCGACTGACAATGCCGAGGCACACTATCTGCTCGGGTTTTACAACTCTCAGGAATTCTACGAACCTGACACCACGGATTGGCAGGAAGCATCAATTGCTGCGCGCGGCGAGCAAATGTTCCTCGCGTATCAAGCGGAACAGGGTAAATATCTTGAAAGACTCGTTTTTGAGACACTCCGCGATGACGATCTTGATGTCCAAAATGCGGCACTTGACGCGCTAAAACAGATCTATAAGAAAGGCGACCGGAAACGGCTCCTCAACCAGCTCCAAAAGGCACTTAAGTCCAAAGACAATCGCGATAGGCATAATGCGCATTGGGTTTTGGGGCACCTCGGTAAGGATGACCCGGGAACAGTTGTTCCTATTTTGGTAAAACTTTTGGATCATGGGAGAATGGAAACTCGTTTGAATGTTGTCAAAGCACTCGGAGAAGCCGGAAGCGAAGAGGCTATTCCAGCACTCGCTGCACTGATTGAGTCCGGTTCTGCGAAATGGGAACGTGACCGGGAAGAACCTGAGGTTCGGCAACTCGCTGTGGAAGCACTCGGAAAAATTGGAGGTGCTGCTGTTCCTGAGTTAGTCAAGATTGTACAGAACAAGGGTTCATCGCTGCGTGTTGATGCCATCCGCGCTTTGGCTATACTCGGTGACGAAAAAGTTGTGGAACCCCTCTTAGATGCTTTGAAGGAACAGAGCAGTCGAGAGGTCGTCATTCCTCTTAATTGA
- a CDS encoding metallophosphoesterase, with protein sequence MKVGLVSDLHTDVTSLNKQLVPHLIDAVRAAELDVFVLAGDLARHLVQLSETLNAFQLADLACEKLFVPGNHDIWAIETPNVTSEQKCSIISELCRECGFHPLMDVPFIKERVGFCGTIGWYDYSFAPEDYDFSDAQYAEKELMGAVWNDKRYAKWADTDLAIARRFEAELETQIAAIRDDVSRIIVVTHHVPFRECIRYRGELPWDFFRAFMGSKHLGTQCLQEPLVTHALFGHTHRALDIQVRSVRAISAPIGYLHEEPTMGLQAYAAQCLTCFQV encoded by the coding sequence ATGAAAGTTGGACTCGTTTCAGACCTGCACACAGATGTTACGTCCTTGAACAAGCAGCTCGTGCCACATCTCATTGATGCTGTGAGGGCAGCAGAACTTGACGTTTTCGTACTGGCAGGCGATCTCGCACGGCACTTAGTCCAACTTTCTGAAACGCTCAATGCCTTTCAACTCGCAGATCTGGCGTGTGAGAAATTGTTCGTTCCGGGTAACCACGACATCTGGGCAATTGAGACACCTAATGTCACAAGCGAACAGAAATGCAGTATCATTTCAGAACTCTGCCGTGAGTGCGGTTTTCATCCACTCATGGATGTACCCTTCATCAAGGAGAGGGTAGGTTTCTGTGGGACTATCGGTTGGTACGATTATAGTTTCGCACCAGAAGATTATGACTTTTCCGATGCACAGTATGCGGAAAAAGAGTTGATGGGCGCAGTTTGGAACGATAAGCGATACGCCAAGTGGGCAGACACCGACCTTGCTATTGCTCGGCGTTTTGAAGCGGAGCTTGAGACGCAAATCGCTGCTATTCGGGACGATGTATCACGTATAATTGTGGTCACACATCACGTCCCGTTTCGAGAGTGTATCCGATACCGCGGCGAATTACCGTGGGATTTCTTTCGTGCGTTTATGGGTAGCAAACATCTCGGTACACAGTGCTTGCAGGAGCCGCTTGTCACACATGCTCTCTTCGGACATACGCATCGGGCACTGGATATACAAGTTCGCAGTGTCCGGGCTATTTCCGCTCCTATCGGTTATCTACACGAAGAACCTACCATGGGATTGCAGGCGTATGCAGCACAATGTTTGACTTGTTTTCAAGTATAA
- a CDS encoding cupin domain-containing protein, which produces MEVTLTNSNDAGALEFPWGAIKWLCNDQIDPEAEMTFGVVYINAGEGNPTHYHPNCEELIYVLSGECDHKLGDEVIPLRPGMMLRIPRNVKHNAVNTGWQPVTMIICYSDADRQTVFEE; this is translated from the coding sequence ATGGAAGTAACCTTAACCAATAGTAACGATGCCGGTGCTCTTGAATTTCCGTGGGGCGCGATTAAATGGCTCTGTAACGATCAGATTGACCCAGAGGCTGAAATGACATTCGGAGTCGTCTACATTAACGCCGGTGAAGGCAATCCTACCCACTACCACCCTAACTGTGAAGAGCTTATCTATGTCCTCTCTGGTGAATGCGACCACAAATTAGGAGATGAGGTTATCCCGCTCAGACCAGGAATGATGTTGCGTATTCCGCGTAATGTCAAACATAACGCCGTCAACACCGGCTGGCAACCTGTAACCATGATTATCTGTTATTCGGATGCCGACCGACAAACTGTCTTTGAAGAGTAA
- a CDS encoding GNAT family N-acetyltransferase has product MANQDFDLAGALKVRPAEEDDAAHLHAYCFPEKTKAEVTEELQADLEADSGTHRLVAEASGYPIGQITVKRNAADPDSAEVGNLAVSGPFRQLGVADHLMKAAEDTAAGDGAKTLEIELPSSETNVIQRYKDWGFSEKPLVILQKALGDSEEEEEEEEVEVEEASAEENEAAETGAEQQELLGT; this is encoded by the coding sequence ATGGCAAATCAAGACTTTGACTTAGCCGGTGCCCTCAAGGTACGTCCGGCTGAAGAAGATGATGCGGCACATTTACACGCGTATTGTTTCCCTGAAAAAACCAAAGCGGAAGTTACAGAAGAACTGCAAGCCGACTTGGAAGCGGATAGTGGAACACATCGACTCGTTGCGGAAGCCAGTGGATACCCGATTGGACAGATTACCGTGAAGCGGAATGCAGCCGATCCCGACAGCGCAGAAGTCGGAAACCTCGCAGTGTCCGGTCCCTTCCGACAGTTAGGGGTAGCAGATCATCTTATGAAAGCCGCTGAAGATACCGCTGCTGGAGATGGCGCGAAAACCCTTGAAATTGAACTTCCGTCCTCAGAAACAAATGTCATCCAGCGATATAAAGACTGGGGATTTTCTGAAAAACCGCTTGTTATCCTTCAGAAAGCACTTGGTGATTCTGAAGAAGAAGAGGAAGAGGAAGAAGTAGAAGTAGAAGAGGCAAGCGCAGAGGAGAATGAAGCTGCTGAGACGGGCGCAGAACAGCAGGAACTCCTTGGCACCTAA
- a CDS encoding DNA methyltransferase: MLTKASIEHEKLKIDSPFFKDALAPTRDEATLLSLLDNLGKLPSGFNGELFIPLFTHTNPKIRMLAAKNVGKLKDEKFLTELSQFAANENNTFARREAISAIGRMRSEKAIPILMRYLTDKDPKVILQSVRALLYFKEKSEIQTALDSLREHPNELIREHLVNEIEDKKSRQQNTRKDPHHPTSPDALKNVIAHADVKEALKVIPDESIHLTFTSPPYYNARDYTIYQSYEAYLDFLTAIFKETHRITKEGRFFVLNTSPVIVPRISRAHSSKRYAIPYDMHPRLTDIGWEFIDDIVWTKPDYAAKNRNGGFFQHRKPLGYKANSVTESVMVYRKKTDKLIDWNIRQYDDETVEASKVMGEYEKTNLWHINPATDKVHPAVFPPELATRVVQFYSFKGDLVFDPFGGSGTVGYVALTHDRYFLLCEKEVEYVERAKQLLDVNLFTDVKPRSLSLYELKSGLPERNQNL; this comes from the coding sequence ATGTTAACCAAAGCCAGTATTGAACATGAAAAATTAAAAATAGACTCTCCATTTTTTAAGGATGCCCTTGCACCGACTCGCGATGAAGCGACCCTTCTGTCTTTACTTGATAATCTCGGTAAGTTACCATCAGGATTTAATGGTGAACTATTCATCCCCTTGTTCACGCATACAAACCCAAAAATCCGTATGCTCGCAGCAAAAAATGTAGGCAAACTCAAAGATGAAAAATTCTTAACAGAACTTTCACAATTCGCAGCTAATGAAAATAATACGTTTGCCCGCCGCGAGGCGATTTCCGCTATCGGGCGCATGAGAAGTGAAAAGGCAATACCTATTTTGATGCGCTACCTTACCGATAAGGATCCGAAAGTTATTCTACAATCTGTGCGCGCCCTACTATACTTTAAGGAGAAATCTGAAATTCAAACTGCGTTAGATTCGCTACGTGAACACCCAAATGAACTTATCCGAGAACATCTTGTTAATGAGATAGAGGACAAAAAATCGCGACAGCAAAACACAAGAAAAGATCCTCATCATCCGACTAGCCCAGATGCTCTCAAGAATGTGATCGCCCATGCCGACGTGAAAGAAGCACTAAAGGTAATTCCAGATGAGTCAATCCACCTCACTTTTACGTCTCCGCCCTATTACAATGCACGTGATTACACGATCTACCAGAGTTATGAAGCATACCTTGATTTCCTAACTGCTATTTTCAAAGAGACGCACCGCATTACTAAAGAAGGACGGTTCTTTGTGCTTAACACGTCCCCTGTTATTGTGCCGCGTATTAGTCGGGCGCATTCGAGCAAGCGGTACGCCATTCCTTATGACATGCACCCGCGTCTCACTGATATAGGGTGGGAGTTTATTGATGACATCGTTTGGACGAAACCGGACTATGCGGCAAAGAACAGAAACGGAGGCTTTTTTCAACATCGTAAGCCCCTCGGTTACAAAGCGAATTCTGTCACCGAAAGCGTTATGGTATACCGAAAGAAAACAGATAAGTTGATTGACTGGAATATTCGGCAATATGACGATGAAACGGTTGAGGCAAGTAAGGTTATGGGAGAGTATGAAAAAACGAACCTATGGCATATTAATCCCGCAACAGACAAAGTTCACCCCGCAGTCTTTCCTCCTGAATTAGCAACACGTGTCGTTCAGTTTTATTCGTTTAAAGGCGATCTTGTCTTTGATCCGTTTGGGGGCAGTGGGACTGTTGGATACGTTGCCTTGACGCATGACAGGTATTTTCTTCTTTGTGAAAAGGAAGTAGAGTATGTTGAACGCGCAAAACAGCTGCTTGATGTCAACTTGTTCACCGATGTAAAGCCCCGGTCTCTATCGCTCTACGAATTAAAATCTGGACTTCCCGAAAGGAACCAAAATCTATGA
- a CDS encoding DEAD/DEAH box helicase, with protein sequence MLYKGLKLDPFQEEAIDAINRDTSVIVTAPTGAGKTVIAEYAVEKCIREDHRVIYTAPIKALSNQKYRDFYAEYGEKIGIVTGDVVLNPYAQVLLMTTEIFRNTIFDNIEKLQDVSYVIFDEIHYINDIERGTVWEESLIFAPQHIKFVCLSATIPNINPFAEWMQSVRDIDIEVVEELKRPVPLEHHLYFKDYGVGSVAHIAALRNISKRDARKRKPKSPDDNTNKALPADFTETRLIPHLRRKKQLPCLYFCFSRKGCEENATSLVYGTQLQLLDEKQKTQILRQFDELCHQFDIVEEKKITEFRRLVSCGIAYHHAGMLPTLKEVVERLFTSGLIQLLFTTETFAVGINMPACSVVFDSLEKFDGIGFRYLKTREYHQMAGRAGRRGIDTIGYVYAQIEPAYVDSSEVRDVVSEKIEPIESQFNLSYSSILNLYEKYGDDIYDVYTMSLNNHQNRTRVTNLNNQIEAKAEKLETLPKPECIHEGIDGTEQIQKHYRDKRNREKSIQRFHVEKEQVKSETRKKKKQKERVKRLNAIHKKIILLQREAEQSLCHGCEHLHTCTGRYQTIRNTEEQIQKLKKRTTRIENVPRRQIAARLKVLEELGYIEAQTLLPRGSTAAHIYGYEIPLTQLLFSGFFERLTEDEINCLMVAIVSEPRKDGYFKPLKGDRFLDILSEVSSEISVIQYLEGQHNVTEGTPMLELRLCTAMLAWSRGCDFDTLENYARLDAGDFVRTFRLVIDQLRQIRRAMAGHATLVDKLNRCIAKINRDVVDAERQLRIAQEELDGTTEEDVVNIEHPPLVALENSDDVEAEDRTSLS encoded by the coding sequence ATGCTTTACAAGGGCTTAAAATTGGATCCGTTTCAGGAGGAAGCGATAGACGCGATTAACCGGGATACCTCGGTGATCGTCACCGCGCCGACAGGGGCAGGTAAAACTGTCATTGCTGAGTACGCTGTCGAAAAGTGTATTCGGGAGGACCACCGCGTTATCTATACCGCCCCGATCAAAGCCTTGAGTAACCAAAAGTATAGGGACTTTTACGCCGAATACGGCGAGAAGATTGGTATTGTCACAGGTGATGTTGTACTCAATCCGTATGCCCAAGTCCTGTTGATGACGACGGAGATTTTTAGGAATACCATCTTTGACAACATTGAAAAACTACAAGATGTCTCTTACGTTATCTTTGACGAAATCCATTATATTAATGATATTGAGCGCGGCACTGTTTGGGAAGAGAGTCTCATCTTCGCACCTCAGCACATCAAATTTGTTTGTCTGAGTGCCACGATTCCCAACATTAATCCATTCGCAGAGTGGATGCAGAGCGTGCGAGATATTGACATTGAGGTCGTTGAGGAATTGAAACGTCCGGTCCCGTTGGAGCATCATCTCTATTTTAAAGATTACGGTGTCGGTAGTGTGGCGCATATCGCTGCGCTTCGCAATATATCGAAACGCGATGCGCGTAAACGGAAACCCAAATCGCCTGATGATAACACAAATAAGGCACTCCCCGCTGACTTTACAGAAACAAGGCTTATTCCGCATCTGCGCCGAAAAAAGCAGCTCCCCTGCCTCTATTTCTGCTTTAGCCGCAAAGGTTGTGAAGAGAACGCTACGTCATTAGTATACGGAACGCAGCTACAGCTGCTTGATGAAAAACAAAAAACACAAATTTTGAGGCAGTTTGATGAACTGTGTCACCAATTTGATATTGTTGAAGAAAAGAAGATTACCGAATTTCGTAGGTTAGTTAGCTGCGGGATTGCTTATCACCACGCTGGCATGCTACCGACGCTTAAAGAGGTTGTTGAAAGGTTGTTTACTTCTGGATTGATTCAGCTCCTCTTTACCACGGAAACTTTCGCTGTCGGTATTAATATGCCAGCCTGCTCAGTGGTTTTTGACAGCCTCGAAAAATTTGATGGCATCGGATTTCGATACCTCAAGACCCGCGAATATCACCAGATGGCAGGACGTGCTGGCAGGCGTGGTATTGACACCATCGGCTATGTCTATGCCCAAATTGAACCCGCGTATGTCGATTCAAGCGAGGTTCGAGATGTTGTTTCTGAGAAGATAGAACCTATAGAGAGTCAGTTTAATCTTTCCTATTCGAGTATTCTCAATCTTTATGAAAAATATGGTGATGACATTTACGATGTCTATACGATGAGTTTGAATAATCATCAAAACCGGACGCGCGTCACTAACCTCAATAATCAAATTGAGGCGAAAGCGGAGAAACTTGAGACACTACCTAAACCTGAATGTATTCACGAAGGTATTGATGGAACCGAACAAATCCAAAAGCATTATCGTGATAAGCGGAATCGTGAAAAAAGTATTCAGCGTTTCCATGTAGAGAAAGAACAGGTCAAATCAGAAACGCGGAAGAAAAAGAAGCAAAAAGAACGCGTTAAAAGATTGAATGCTATTCACAAAAAGATTATACTTCTTCAAAGGGAGGCCGAGCAGAGTCTTTGTCACGGATGTGAACACTTACACACATGCACTGGAAGATACCAAACCATTCGCAACACGGAAGAGCAAATTCAGAAACTCAAAAAAAGGACGACACGAATTGAGAATGTCCCAAGGCGGCAGATAGCAGCACGTCTTAAGGTGCTTGAAGAGCTCGGCTACATTGAAGCACAAACGCTTCTACCACGCGGGAGTACTGCAGCTCATATCTACGGGTATGAGATCCCGTTGACCCAACTCCTATTCAGCGGTTTTTTTGAACGGCTCACGGAGGACGAAATTAACTGTCTCATGGTGGCGATTGTCTCCGAACCGCGTAAAGATGGATATTTTAAACCTCTTAAGGGTGATCGCTTCTTGGATATCCTCTCTGAGGTGAGTTCCGAAATTTCAGTAATCCAGTATTTAGAGGGTCAGCACAATGTAACGGAAGGCACGCCTATGTTAGAACTTCGACTTTGTACGGCGATGCTCGCCTGGAGTCGTGGTTGTGACTTTGATACGCTCGAAAACTATGCCCGTTTAGATGCCGGTGATTTCGTCCGCACCTTTCGACTCGTCATTGATCAACTCCGTCAGATTCGCCGTGCTATGGCTGGCCACGCGACTCTTGTTGATAAACTTAACCGATGTATTGCCAAGATTAACAGGGACGTTGTGGATGCGGAACGGCAATTGCGTATTGCGCAAGAGGAACTTGATGGAACGACAGAAGAAGATGTTGTCAATATTGAACACCCCCCGCTTGTTGCGCTTGAGAATTCCGATGATGTTGAAGCGGAGGATCGAACTTCACTTTCTTAG